One genomic region from Sphingobacterium sp. UGAL515B_05 encodes:
- a CDS encoding DUF1266 domain-containing protein, giving the protein MFKFLRELLNTAKEGVHEAKDELTLKAEEEKRAGSLANDNNILLDIPYEEQFGNALGAAFRVIVFGDWFTVFGSTGDDGSYPIHLYQFGNYPKIDQYRSDFIKLLKRDFGIIDTDSCLELLSSYFTLLGIEKTGTALEGKNSKIDTAVWDISKVGVNAFVVAVASHITTSATDVGYLSKPVALDVLKKLSVYAKKHFSDWLLFSDQFMEGEDQVGLNSKIGKSYLKRYIGYLKEKKGSPWNNVAWWNGNHSV; this is encoded by the coding sequence ATGTTTAAATTTTTAAGAGAATTATTGAATACGGCAAAGGAAGGTGTGCATGAAGCCAAAGATGAACTTACTTTGAAAGCCGAAGAGGAAAAAAGGGCGGGGAGTTTAGCAAATGATAACAATATACTTCTGGATATTCCTTATGAAGAACAGTTTGGTAATGCATTAGGAGCTGCATTTAGAGTCATTGTTTTTGGGGACTGGTTTACGGTATTCGGAAGTACGGGAGATGATGGAAGTTATCCGATTCACTTATATCAATTTGGAAATTATCCCAAAATTGATCAATATAGAAGTGATTTTATCAAATTGTTAAAAAGAGATTTTGGTATAATAGATACAGACAGCTGTCTTGAATTGTTGAGTTCATATTTTACATTACTTGGAATAGAAAAGACAGGGACCGCATTGGAAGGAAAAAACAGCAAGATCGATACAGCCGTTTGGGATATCTCCAAAGTAGGGGTAAATGCCTTTGTTGTTGCTGTAGCAAGTCATATTACGACATCCGCAACGGACGTTGGATATCTATCAAAACCTGTGGCATTAGATGTTCTCAAAAAGTTGTCAGTATATGCGAAAAAGCATTTTAGTGATTGGTTGCTATTTTCCGATCAATTTATGGAAGGAGAAGATCAAGTTGGGTTAAATAGTAAAATTGGGAAATCTTACTTGAAAAGGTATATTGGATATCTTAAAGAAAAGAAAGGAAGTCCCTGGAATAATGTCGCATGGTGGAATGGTAATCATTCCGTCTGA
- a CDS encoding PHB depolymerase family esterase: MMSTLIKAGSLVFVFCFVIAIGRSQSQIPQAKMHLVKMSSYSLLMESAGKNLKDKRYQAALNDFKAAFIQKDSVGKYDYANAMVAAANVDSVDLAIAWFEEGIKLGLGITDDEYRYFSSAEEFQNLKQQSAYQNQLDRLSLKVAQLKKQQAEAKREWLKKIQHNSSRGAGEVVKSGFALYWNQMGDSLVPYLVYLPAKLKDKNNVRAIVYLHGGVSSVTEFQFADPSVADEPIFKLADRMGFVVIYPFGKKSYGWVRQRPAFQQVLAITEEVKLNYSLDSKEIYLGGMSNGGTAVYWFAAQSNTPFSAFFTLSADCELVIEPIDWERLHSDRPIYSFHTADDTIYPIAKVSAVYASRKSSAWYLRTLKAGGHGFIYDPVKGNELFMQCITEMLEGVHRAR, from the coding sequence ATGATGAGTACGTTAATTAAGGCTGGTTCCCTTGTGTTTGTGTTTTGTTTCGTAATTGCAATTGGGAGGTCTCAGTCTCAGATTCCACAAGCGAAGATGCATTTGGTTAAAATGTCATCCTATTCACTATTAATGGAAAGTGCGGGGAAAAATTTGAAGGATAAGCGTTACCAGGCCGCTCTAAACGATTTTAAAGCTGCTTTTATACAGAAAGATTCGGTGGGTAAATACGATTATGCGAATGCGATGGTGGCAGCGGCTAATGTAGACAGTGTGGACTTGGCAATAGCGTGGTTTGAGGAAGGAATTAAGCTGGGACTTGGAATAACTGATGATGAGTACCGGTATTTTTCATCGGCCGAGGAATTTCAAAATTTAAAACAACAAAGTGCCTATCAAAATCAATTGGATCGGCTATCATTAAAGGTAGCTCAGTTGAAAAAGCAACAAGCTGAGGCTAAACGTGAGTGGTTAAAAAAGATTCAACACAATAGTTCAAGGGGGGCAGGTGAGGTGGTCAAATCAGGTTTTGCTTTATATTGGAATCAAATGGGCGATAGTCTTGTACCCTATTTGGTCTATCTACCTGCGAAGCTTAAAGATAAAAACAACGTAAGAGCTATCGTCTACTTACATGGTGGCGTCTCAAGTGTCACTGAGTTCCAGTTCGCGGACCCAAGTGTAGCGGACGAGCCGATTTTTAAATTGGCAGATCGTATGGGATTTGTTGTAATTTATCCCTTTGGAAAAAAATCGTACGGTTGGGTACGACAACGTCCTGCCTTTCAACAGGTGTTAGCAATTACCGAAGAAGTCAAACTTAACTATTCACTGGATAGCAAAGAAATTTACCTTGGTGGAATGTCTAATGGTGGTACAGCCGTTTATTGGTTTGCCGCCCAAAGTAATACACCATTTAGTGCCTTCTTCACATTATCTGCCGATTGTGAACTCGTTATTGAGCCGATCGATTGGGAACGGTTACACAGCGATAGACCAATATATTCTTTTCACACGGCTGACGATACAATCTATCCAATAGCGAAGGTCAGTGCTGTCTACGCTAGCCGAAAATCATCGGCTTGGTATCTTCGGACACTGAAGGCTGGTGGCCATGGGTTCATTTACGACCCCGTGAAAGGAAATGAATTATTCATGCAGTGTATTACTGAAATGCTGGAGGGCGTTCATAGGGCAAGATAA